The region ATTTATTGTTAATATTTATTAGTTGATAGATTTTGTTTATTTAAACGATTTTACATTTTGTAAACATCTTTCTGTAAAATTAAGTAGATTTACGCAATTAAAAAATAACAACGGTCATACTTTTTACATATTATGAACATATTCCGAAAAAAAAATATTAACGATATTCTTGCTGAATTAAAGCATAACGAAGGTGAAAATAACCAGTTGGGGAAATTTTTAAGTCAAAAAGATTTAATTTTTTTTGGTATTGCAGCCATTGTAGGTGCTGGCGTTTTTAGTACCATAGGGCAAGCTAGTTACGATGGTGGCCCAGCGGTTATATTTTTATTTATGTTTACGGCTTTAGCATGTGGTTTTGCGGCTATGGCTTATGCCGAATTTGCATCAATGGTACCGGTTTCGGGCAGTGCGTACACCTATAGTTATGTGGCATTTGGCGAAGTGATTGCTTGGATAATTGGGTGGTCGTTAATTATGGAATATGCTGTGGGAAACATTACCTTGGCAATTTCGTGGAGCGATTATTTTACGGGTTTACTCAGCAATATGGGTATTCATTTACCCCAATGGATACAAATGGATTATCTTTCGGCTCATGAAGGTTTTAACAATGCAACAGCTTTAATGAGTGGTGGTAAGGCATTTGAAAATTTACCCACCGATTTACAATTAGCTTACAATGCATGGACAAATGCGCCCCAATTAATTGGTTTTCATTTTGTTGCCGATTTACCTGCTTTGGCAATTATTATTTTAATTACCTGGTTAGTGTATCGCGGTATGAAAGAATCGCGCAACGCAAGTAACATAATGGTTTATGTAAAATTAGCTGTAATTGCACTGGTATTAATTGTGGGTGTTTTTTATGTTGATGTTGCTAATTTTAACCCATTTGCACCCAACGGTTTATCGGGCGTTTTAAAAGGTGTATCGGCTGTTTTTTTTGCATATATTGGTTTTGATGCTATTTCAACTACTGCTGAAGAATGTAAAAACCCTCAGCACGATTTGCCCCGAAGTATGATTTGGTCTATTGTTATTTGTACCATTTTGTATATTGCTATTGCTTTGGTATTAACGGGTATGGTAAATTATAAAGAGCTGCAAGTAGGTGATCCGCTAGCCTATGTTTTTGATAAAGTAAACCTAAAATGGTTTGCTGGTATTGTAGCAGTTAGTGCAGTAGTGGCAATGGCAAGTGTGCTTTTGGTTTTTCAAATGGGACAACCTAGAATTTGGATGAGTATGAGCCGCGATGGATTACTACCACCAAAATTTGCTAAAATTCATCCTAAATATAAAACACCATCGTTTGCAACTATAGTTACCGGTTTTGTTGTAGCAATACCTGCTTTGTTTATGAATTTAACTATGGTTACCGATTTATGTAGTATTGGCACTCTGTTTGCCTTTGCATTGGTTTGTGCAGGTGTTTTGGTTTTGCAAGATAAAGCAGTGCCGCGTGGTAAATTTAGAATACCTTATATTAATGGAAAATACATTTTAATTGTTGGTTTTTTGGTTGGTTTAACTGCTGCTTTTATGTGGAATAAAAAAGGAGTAGAAACATTTGTTTACAATACACCACAAGTTTATGAACCAACCCATTTTGTTACTCAACTTTCTAAAAAAGAGGCTTTAAAAATGGTTGATTATGTTGAAACTTCCCATCATATTAATCCAGCTGATTTTAATAATGATTTAGAAGCAATGCTTACTACAGTTAAAGAACATGCACCTGAACAATATGTGACTTTGATTGAAAAAGCACCCATAAATAAAAAATTAAAGTTTGAAACCGGTTTTAGCCTTTTTAAACACAAAATACCTATGTGGTTGTTTTTGTTTGCAATGGTATTTTTGTGTATTTGGAGTTTTAAAAAGAACCTTTCGTTAATACCTATGTTGGGCTTAATTTGTTGTTTGTACATGATGGCCGAATTAACCATTTGGAACTGGCTATACTTTACCATTTGGTTGCTGATTGGCTTGTTAATTTACTTTAGCTACTCACGTTTTCATAGTAAATTACAAAGAAAATAATTTGTGGTTTATAAAAAATAAAGCACTCTTTTTAAGGAGTGCTTTGTTTTTATTTAGATCTTCTTCGTTTTAATTCTTTATCTAACAAATCTAATTCGCGGTTTGTTTGTCCTGCAACCGAAGTGTTTTCGTTGGCACGGCGAATTAAATAAGGTACTACATCGTACACCGGGCCAAAAGGTAAATATTTAGCAACATTGTATTTATGGTTGGCAAGGTTGTAACTAATGTTGTCGCTCATGCCATACAATTGTCCAAACCATATACGTTTATCGGTTTGTGCAATATTGTTTTTGTGCATTAAATCAATTAATAAATAACTGCTTTCTTCGTTATGAGTACCTGCAAATAAAGCCATTTTATTATCTAAATTTTCGGCAATATAGGTCATGGTTTTATTAAAGGTAGCGTCGGTTTGTGCTTTGGTAGCGCAAATAGGTGAAGGGTAGCCTTTTTCTTCGGCACGCGCACGTTCTTTTTCCATATAAGCTCCACGCACTACTTTAAAACCCACATGAAAACCTTCACATAATGCAATTGAATGGGTGTTTTTTACAAAATCAAAACGATCCCAACGATACGTTTGTGCGGTGTTAAAAACAATACATTTTTCTTTATTATATGCACGCATCATATCTAAAACCAAATCATCGGCAGCATCTTGCATCCAACTTTCTTCGGCATCAATTAAAAGCAAAACATCTTTTTCGTAAGCCGTTTTACAAATGCTGTTAAAACGCTCAACAATACGGTTCCATTCAGTTTGTTCATCATCGGTAAACGGTATGTTAGCGCCTTTCTTTTCAAATAATTCAAATCTACCAACGCCTGTTGGTTTAAATACGGCAAAAGGTATGGCATTTTTTTCTTTAGCAAATTCAATTGTTTTTAAAGTCATTTGCAAAGCATGGTCAAATTGTGTTTCGGTTTCTTTTCCTTCCACTGAATAATCTAAAACCGACGAAACGCCTTTTGTATACATTTTATCAACCACTTTTAAGCAGTCTTCTTCGGTAACACCTCCACAAAAATGATCAAAAACCGTAGATTTTATTAAACCTTTCACAGGCAAGTTTGCATTTATAGCAAAATTAGTTAACGATGTGCCCAATTTAACCAACGTATTGCTGCTAATTAATTTAAATAAATAATAGGCTTTATTTAATTCGGTGTTGTTTTTTAATGCAAAAGCAACTTCGGTATTATCAAATATCTTCTCCATTTTGGTTTAAAGTTGTAGCGCAAAGATACAATAGTTCTAAAAATTGAATTATTTTTACAGCAAATTTTTTTAGGCATGCAAATACAAGCATCTAATTATACTGTTTTTTTTGGAACCGATGGCTATGCTTCACTTTCACAGTTTGTTAGCGAAAAAAAATACAGTAAAATTGTTTTATTGGTTGATGAAAATACCGCAGTTCACTGTTTAAATTACGTGATGCAATGGTTGGCTGTTGACGTTTTGTTTGAAATTTTAGAGATTGAAAGCGGTGAAGAAAACAAAAATTTGGAAACTTGTACCGCTGTTTGGGAAAGCCTAACCGAATTAAATATTGACCGTAAAGCGTTATTAATTAACGTAGGCGGTGGTATGGTTTGTGATTTGGGCGGATTTGTTGCCGCAACTTATAAACGCGGAATTGATTTTGTAAACATACCAACCAGTTTATTGGCTATGGTTGATGCATCGGTTGGTACAAAAACCGGTGTAAATTTAGGGGGATTAAAAAATATGGTAGGTAGTTTTACGGC is a window of Myroides sp. JBRI-B21084 DNA encoding:
- a CDS encoding proline dehydrogenase family protein, with amino-acid sequence MEKIFDNTEVAFALKNNTELNKAYYLFKLISSNTLVKLGTSLTNFAINANLPVKGLIKSTVFDHFCGGVTEEDCLKVVDKMYTKGVSSVLDYSVEGKETETQFDHALQMTLKTIEFAKEKNAIPFAVFKPTGVGRFELFEKKGANIPFTDDEQTEWNRIVERFNSICKTAYEKDVLLLIDAEESWMQDAADDLVLDMMRAYNKEKCIVFNTAQTYRWDRFDFVKNTHSIALCEGFHVGFKVVRGAYMEKERARAEEKGYPSPICATKAQTDATFNKTMTYIAENLDNKMALFAGTHNEESSYLLIDLMHKNNIAQTDKRIWFGQLYGMSDNISYNLANHKYNVAKYLPFGPVYDVVPYLIRRANENTSVAGQTNRELDLLDKELKRRRSK
- a CDS encoding amino acid permease, which codes for MNIFRKKNINDILAELKHNEGENNQLGKFLSQKDLIFFGIAAIVGAGVFSTIGQASYDGGPAVIFLFMFTALACGFAAMAYAEFASMVPVSGSAYTYSYVAFGEVIAWIIGWSLIMEYAVGNITLAISWSDYFTGLLSNMGIHLPQWIQMDYLSAHEGFNNATALMSGGKAFENLPTDLQLAYNAWTNAPQLIGFHFVADLPALAIIILITWLVYRGMKESRNASNIMVYVKLAVIALVLIVGVFYVDVANFNPFAPNGLSGVLKGVSAVFFAYIGFDAISTTAEECKNPQHDLPRSMIWSIVICTILYIAIALVLTGMVNYKELQVGDPLAYVFDKVNLKWFAGIVAVSAVVAMASVLLVFQMGQPRIWMSMSRDGLLPPKFAKIHPKYKTPSFATIVTGFVVAIPALFMNLTMVTDLCSIGTLFAFALVCAGVLVLQDKAVPRGKFRIPYINGKYILIVGFLVGLTAAFMWNKKGVETFVYNTPQVYEPTHFVTQLSKKEALKMVDYVETSHHINPADFNNDLEAMLTTVKEHAPEQYVTLIEKAPINKKLKFETGFSLFKHKIPMWLFLFAMVFLCIWSFKKNLSLIPMLGLICCLYMMAELTIWNWLYFTIWLLIGLLIYFSYSRFHSKLQRK